From a region of the Branchiostoma floridae strain S238N-H82 chromosome 13, Bfl_VNyyK, whole genome shotgun sequence genome:
- the LOC118428658 gene encoding dickkopf-related protein 3-like — MPARDDDDDANLMLRVTRTMTIPLATAVYLTHACDSDCTVGHCCACDSDHDCTVGHCCARWNPSSNLAVCKPVGREGQLCHTASNSMPFPFSGVRRFWRCPCQQGLTCEGSEGNIGHCRQPATTPGPEGRKRAWAPEEQARVPEGHAWRPEGPAWRPEGPVWKPEATDTFSYDDLLEWMEAEKALTK, encoded by the exons ATGCCggcccgtgatgatgatgatgatgccaaCCTGATGCT GCGTGTGACTCGGACCATGACTATACCGTTGGCCACTGCTGTGTACCTTACTCAT GCGTGTGACTCGGACTGCACGGTCGGCCACTGCTGT GCGTGTGACTCGGACCATGACTGCACGGTCGGCCACTGCTGTGCCCGGTGGAACCCCAGTTCGAACCTGGCGGTGTGTAAGCCTGTGGGGCGGGAGGGCCAGCTCTGCCACACGGCGTCCAACAGCATGCCCTTCCCCTTCAGCGGCGTCAGGCGATTCTGGAG GTGCCCGTGCCAGCAGGGTCTGACGTGTGAGGGTAGCGAGGGGAACATCGGCCACTGTCGTCAGCCTGCCACCACCCCGGGCCCCGAGGGCCGCAAGAGGGCCTGGGCACCCGAGGAGCAGGCCAGGGTGCCCGAGGGACATGCCTGGCGACCCGAGGGACCGGCCTGGCGACCCGAGGGACCGGTCTGGAAACCCGAGGCAACCGATACGTTCAGCTATGACGATTTACTGGAGTGGATGGAAGCGGAAAAGGCCTTGACGAAATAA
- the LOC118428659 gene encoding toxin MIT1-like has product MAPALLLAFLLAESTAGQFVVTGILQACESDSDCQTSGHGGCCARWNPSASTNVCKELGNEGDLCHVAASQLPFPFSGRRRFWRCPCGEDMACIPATPGSMVGACV; this is encoded by the exons ATGGCCCCTGCACTTCTGCTCGCCTTCCTGTTGGCTGAGAGTACAGCTGGTCAGTTTGTTGTGACGGGG attcTCCAGGCGTGTGAGTCTGACAGCGACTGTCAGACGTCGGGCCATGGCGGCTGCTGCGCCAGGTGGAACCCTAGCGCCTCCACTAATGTCTGCAAGGAGCTGGGGAACGAGGGAGACCTGTGTCACGTGGCTGCCAGCCAGCTGCCGTTCCCGTTCTCAGGGCGCAGACGGTTCTGGAGATGCCCGTGTGGAGAAG ataTGGCATGTATCCCGGCAACCCCCGGGTCTATGGTTGGAGCCTGTGTGTGA